DNA sequence from the Sphingomonas bisphenolicum genome:
TCCATCCCCTAAGATGATTGCTTATTTATTCTTTTATAAAATCTGCGTATTTTTTGCGCAGTTATCGAACGGAGATTTTTATAAATCGCCGACTTATTAGTTTTTCTAATTTAACTTCCACAGGCAGAGATTCGACTATCTTCTGGGCTTGCCTGATGCTTTGGATATGCCTAGCCTGAATTACTGTCAAGTGACTTAAATTTGTAGGGGGAGCGCCTCAAAGGGTTCGGTTGAAGCGCCGGTACGATTAGCCACAAAGGGCGGAATTCCGCGCGGGTGAACGCTTGCGATAGGCGCGGAGGATCGTTTAAACCTCTGCCAAACCGACATCATCGTCGGTCATTGATATGGGAGGAGGCGGCATCCACGGTTCAGCGGAGCTGATGCGGGCGTGAGTCGTACGCCGCGATCAGCAATGGGCGGTGCGAACTGGTCGCCTCGTTCCATGGTTCGAAGCTTTAAGGGAAGCTGGTCTTGAATGGCGTATAAGACGAGTGAGATCACGAGGGAGCGGTTGATACGCTCAGGTGAATGGCTTTTGGCGCGGCGCGGTGTCGGGAGTGTGTCCGCACGCGAAGTCGCAAAACATGCGGAAATGAAAAACAACTTCTCCGTCTCCTATCACTTCGGCTCAATGGATGGGCTGATCCGCAATATCTTGCGCGATCGCGTCATCGGGCTGGAAGGCAGTCGACAAGAGCTGATCGACGCGGGCATCGCGAATGGAGAATTTTCTCTTAGATTTTGGCTGGAATGCCTTCTGCATCCGCAACTTCAGGCACGCGACAATGACGGCTATCACGCCTACGCCTCAATATTATGCCAGTATCTGCCTCACTATTATCCCAAAGGCTTTCCGTGGCAGGAGGACGGGAATGGCGATTTGACCCCTGCGTTCAATCGCATAGTCAAAGGGTTGCGCAGTTGTGTCCCGGATTTGCCCTCCGATATCTTCGACCGCCGCCTGACCAATGCCTCCTTGCTGTATCTGAACGTGCTGGTAGGTCTCTCGGGTGAACCATCGCTGGATGCGACAGGGAGTGAGCATTATCTCATTAAGGATGCGATCAGGCAAAGCATCGCAGTGCTGACGGCTGAGTGGATCGATTGACTGGCATTGAGCGGCTGAAGGGCCGGCTCCCATAAATGGAACCAGCCCTGCCAATACAAGGACATCATTCGATCGACCCCAAGCAGCTGAGGGCATGCCCTTGATCGGGCCGCCTTCGCTAGCGAACCGAAACCAGCCCGCCATCGACCGCAAGCATCTGGCCGGTAATGAAACGCGAAGCGTCGCTCGCGAGAAACACCAGTACAGGCGCCAGATCCTTGTCAGGGTCTCCGAACTTTCCCCCAAGCGGAATGGCAGTTTGGACCTCATGGTCATGTCGTGCGAGCGCTTCCTGCGACAAAGCGTCCCGGAATTTCTGATACATGGGCGTGACGACATAGGGGAGTATCGCGTTGACCCGGATCCCGTCCGGTCCCCACTGTCGGGCAACCGATCGTGTCCACGTGTGGACGGCGCCCTTGGTCGCGCCATAGACAGCATTGTCCGGCTCGCCCGTCAGACCTGACTCCGAACCGAAGTTTATGATCGCCCCATTACCGCTAGGCTTCATCGCGAGATAGGCGGCGCCATTCGTATTCATGGTGCCCAGAACATTTATGTCGAACAGGCGGCGGTATGCGGCTTCGTCGACCTGGATGACGTCAACGAACGATTGCACGCCTGCGACATTTACCATCACGTCCAGACCGCCCAACCGCGCAGTAGCTTCTTCAAAAGCCTTGTCTACCGCGCTGCGGTTCGTGACATCGAGCAGTTGAAAGGTCGCTTGACCTGGCCCGTGCTCACTCGCCTCAGCCGCCGTTCGATGTCCGAGTTCCTCCTGCAGGTCCATTGCGACGGTCGTTGCGCCGGCGGCGACGTAGGCCCGCACGATCGCTGCACCGATCCCCTGTGCGCCGCCAGTGACGATTATCTTCTTGCCAGCGAGGTCCATTCCAAAACTCCTGATTAAGTCCGCGATGGGCGGGAGAGGGTAGTCAAAGCTCTGTCCCGCGCCGACGAGAGACGGTCGGCGCGAGATAGGTTTTTCGTCTGCCTCGAAGCCCGTCAGTCCGACCCGCTGGTTCCGCGTCGCGCGTTGGGTTTACCAGCGGAACGGTTCTGCAAATCTGGACGAAGAGGTTCGAAAGCTGCATCAAGAGCGGTGGACGCCGTCTTCTTGATGGAGATGTCATGCGTCAGGCAGGAACAGACGCTCCCACTTTTGGCATGACCTCTTGCGCAAAGCGCTGGAGCGACTCATTTGCGGGGGCCATGTCGTCAATATTGTCATGCGAATTGATGCACAGCATGCCCCATGGCCCGACCTTGTCGACAAGAGCCTCGATCTTCTGTGTCACGGTTTCGCTCGAACCGCAGAGCCACACGTGCTCGGCAAGGAAATCCATGTCGACTTCATCTGCGCTGATATCGACCCCAGAATCCTTGATGATCCCGTCGAGCAGCTTGAACTTCTTGTAGATCGGCAGGAGATAATGCTCCCAGCTGTAGCCAAGGCCGCCTGAGATCGCTCGGCGCTTCGCTTCCGCATCAGTATCCGCGACGAACACCTCGCGACAGACGCGAAGCCGCTCCCGTTCCGGCGTAAAGCCCGCTTCTCGCATGGCGGTCGACCAGGTTTCCCAGTGCGAAATCATTTGATCGACACCACCAAAAAACGAGATCGGGCTGTAATTGCGCTCACCGGCGAACTTCATCGAGTTCGAATTGGCCGAGAGCGCGGTGACGGCGATTTCGAACGGCGACTCTTTCCATAATCCGTTCTTGGCGATGGTCACGTCATAGCCGGGCATATCGCCAGGACCAGGAAATCCTGCTCTGTAGAAATCACCTGCGAAGCGGAACGGCTCTTCCTGCCAGACCTTCTCCATGATCGTGAGCGCCTCAATCTGCCGTGCGGGCAATTGCGACAGATTCTCGAAGCCGTGCAGGATCGCGTCGGTATGGTGACCGCCTGGGCCGACGCCGAGATAGTAACGTCCTTCGAGCACCTGACTGAGCCAACCGATGCGGATCGCGAGCGTTGCAGGGTCGTGGTAAGGGAGAAGGTGCGCCATCGGCGCGAACCGAAGCTTTTCCGTTACCATCGCGGCAGATGCGATGATCGCCTCGGGCATGGGAATGTTTTCCAGGGCGAGAGTGTAATGCTCGCCCACCAGAAAGTCAGAAAATCCCGCCTTGTCGCATATCTGCGCCAGCTCGATGGACCAATCGAAGATCTGCTTCGGGGTCCGCTGAGGCTGGTTGTAGGGGGTGTGAAACAATCCGCACTTCATCACGCATCTCTCCTGTGCCGGGGGCCTGACGCGCATGGAAAGCAGACGTCAGGGCAGGGTTATGGGCAGCCTTTCACAGCAGCTCTCGTCGTTACCGGACATAAATGACCGCTTATTAAGCGATTCGTCAACGCCAATGTTGATGATTTATTTTTTCCGCGCGGCCGTGGGTGGCTGCAGCCCTTCCATGACGAGGCGCAGGGCGCGATCGAATTCGCGATCGCGGTCGTCCTGATCCCATTCCGTCGCGCCGGCCGCCAGCATCATGGTGAGGCGGTGAACTTCGGTGATAGCGAAGTCGGATCGAATAAGACCGGCACGCTGGGCGCGTGCGATCGGAACGGAGCAGACCCCCTCCATGCGAGCGCGCAGCACGGCGATTGCCTGGCGACCTTCGGCGCCATGCTGGATGGCTACTGCGTTGGCCAGCGCTGCGTAATCGGTGCGGCTCTCGCACATCTTCCTGACCATCAGGAGAAAGGTGTCGGGCCGGTCGTGATGTTCGTCCGCTATTGCCGCGACATCCTCGATGCGACGTTCCATAACCGCAAGAGCGAGCGCGTATCGATCGGCAAAATTCCGGTAGAGCGTAGTACGGCCGACGGAAGCCTCCGCAGCGATCGCATCAAGCGCCACGGCATATCCGTGCCTCGCGAATATCGTCGCCGCCGCTGCGATAATCCGCTCACGCCGATCTTTGGCATCTCTGCGCACACCCAATTCCATTCGTCTTATCCGGACAATATTGTCCGTAACCGTTCCAGTTGCTTCTAACCAGCCTAATCGAAAGGGGTTTGGCGGTCGAAAATCCCTTCTTGCGTTTGCTGGCACGATGTCTGGATCGGAAGAGAGCCGCGACGGCCTAGCGGTCGCCCGTCTCGAGGGACCGATGTATGTTGGTCATAAAAGCCTTGATCCGAAGAAGGCCGAAGAAATCGAGCATTAGTGGCAGAGCTATCTGGAGCATCCTGGCGGCATCTTCTTCACTGATCGCGCCATCCGACCCGCTGAAGAATATCGATGCCTCATGCCGGGCGACCAGTTCCGCGGCTTCGCGATAGAAGCTGATATTTTCCGGAGGGAAGCCCTGCTCCTCGACAAATCCCGCTTCCCGTATCTTTCCCCATATTTCCACAAGTCGCGCATCGGTCAGGCTGAGGCTGCAACCGCTCTCGGTCGGCAAAAGCGTCAGCATACCCATGGCCTCGAACGCACGGGCATCGCGTTCGGCGCGGGGATAGCGCTCGCAAAGGCTTTGCAAAGAGACCGATGTCGGATGCTCCAGTCCGAAAGAGCGTGACAGCAAAGCCTCCAGGTGACTGTAAGCCGATGCGGGACCTGGGCGTTCGAGCGCTTCCCCCGACAGGGCGGATCTGATCTCCTTGAGCGTCATGCGCGAAGTCTGTTGCAAATGCCTGATCGTGGCGATGCCGCTGACGTGACCCTCGTCATATTCCGCAGCATTGCGCGCTGGGCGCTGTGGCTCGGGCAGCAGGCCTTCACGGATCATGATCCGTATGACCTCGCGATCAACACCGGTCCGCTCTTCTAGTTCGCGCATCTTCATGTCGACTACCTAAGCGCGTGACCGCGTTCGGCGCAAATGTTTCGGATCAACGCCAGCGTTGAAACTTCTTGCGCGGCATTTTTCGTGCGTGTAAAGAACACGCATGGCCCGGGAACGGCTGGGCATGTTGAGATAAGGAGAGCGATCTTGGCTACGATGCCTGAACATGTCCCTGAAACGATGTCGCGCGCCCGCGCTCCCCGCCCGGAGCATATTCCCGAGCAATATGTGCATGAAATCGACATGTATGCGCTCGAAGGCATCGAGCAGGGCTATCATGAGGCGTGGAAGAATATCCCCAAGCCCGACATGCCAGATCTCATCTGGACCCCCTTTACCGGCGGTCACTGGATCGCGACCAATGGGGATACCGTCCGCGAGGTCTACAGTGATCCTACCCGCTTCTCGAGCGAGGTCATTTTCCTGCCGAAGGAAGCTGGCGAAAAATATGAGATGGTCCCGACCCGCATGGACCCGCCCGAGCATACGCCTTACCGCAAGGCGCTCGACAAGGGCTTGAGCCTCGCCCAGATTCGCAAGGTTGAATCGAAAGTGCGCGAGGTCGCGGTCGATCTCATCGACAGTTTCGTCAGCCGGGGCGAATGCGACTTCTCGGCCGAATATGCCAATGTCTTCCCTGTAAGGGTCTTCATGGCGCTTGCAGACCTCCCCGAAAGCGACGTGCCTACGCTCAGCCGCTTCGCCAAGATGATGACGCGCCCGGAGGGCAACACGCCCGAGGAAATGGCCAAGCATCTTGAGGAAGGCAATAAGGGCTTCTTCGCCTATGTCGAGCCGATCATCCAGGCCCGTCGAGGCAAGGAGGGCGAAGATCTGATCACCGTCATGGTGAATGCCGAGATCAACGGCGAGCGGATCACGCACGACAAGGCGCTCGGTCTCATTTCCCTGCTTCTGCTGGGTGGTCTCGATACGGTCGTGAACTTCCTCAGCTTCATGATGATTCACCTTGCGAAGAACCCGCAGGTCGTCGAGGAATTGCGCGCTGATCCGCTGAAGCTGATGCGCAGCGCGGAAGAGATGTTTCGGCGTTTTCCGGTGGTTTCCGAGGCACGCATGGTCGCGAAGGACCAGGATTTCCGTGGTATCGAACTCAAGCGGGGCGACATGATCTTGCTGCCGACCGCATTGCATGGCCTGGACGACCAGTTGAACGACGATCCCTGGCGCATCAATCTCGAACGTCGCGGCATCTCGCACAGCACCTTCGGCGGTGGTCCTCATCGCTGCGCCGGCCTCCACCTTGCGCGCATGGAAGTGATCGTCACCATCGAGGAATGGCTCAAGCGCATTCCCACCTTCGCCATGAAGCCAGGAGCGCAGCCTATCTATCATTCCGGCATTGTTGCAGCTGTCGACAATGTCCCTCTTATCTGGTCGGAGCGCTGAACTTATGCCGAGTATCAATGTCATGACGCGAACGGGCGAGTCGCGCATAATCGAAGTGGTTGAAGGCATCAGCGTAATGGAAGCGGTGAGGGACGCCGGGATCGACGAGCTGCTGGCGCTATGTGGCGGATGCTGTTCCTGCGCGACCTGCCATGTCTATGTGGCTGAGGAGTTTGAAGACCGGCTGCCCGCGCTCTCCGATGATGAAAACGACCTGTTGGACAGTTCCGATCACCGGAACGAGCGCTCGCGTCTGGCCTGTCAGCTCGTGGTCAATGCGGGCATGAACGGGATGGCGTTGACGATCGCGCCTGAAGACTGACCTTACCCGATAGGACGACTAAACTGCGGAGCGCGCCCTACCGGTCGCGCTCCGTACGTCGTTCGAGCAGTGTATGTTGGCTTATCGCGTCAGGTCACCGGGCGCTGCATGCGCTTCAGGGGAATGCCGGCGAGCCGGCATTCCCGATGGCGATACAAGTCAAGCCTGCGACTGCACCAGGCGCATGGCCGGCTCAACAAGCGGTCGCTTGGCCACCACCTTCAGACCAAAGCCTTCCAGCGCAGTCATTTTCGTCGGGCTTGAGGTGAGAAGGATCATTTCTCCTACCCCCAGATCAAGCAACATCTGCGCTCCGATACCGTAGTCGCGATAGCCGTGCGTGTCGGAATAGGCTTTGCGGTTGCCCTTGATCCGCTCCGAAATCGATGACGGATTGGGATCGGATACGAACACCGCCACGGCTGGCCCGTCATACTCCGAAAGTGCAGCCAGTGCTGTCGGGACATAGTTGCGATGTGCTTCCCGCCAGCCCAGAATATCCGCCGTCAGATCCAGCTGATGCACGCGCACCAGCGTCGGTTTATCCTTCGTAGGCGAGCCCCGGACGAGCGCGACATGCTCGGCGCCGTCTATCTTGTTGCGATAGACGATCACCTGGAAGTCACCATGCCAACTCTCGAACGGCGCCTCAGCCACGCGCTCTACCAACGTCTCAAGACGTCGACGGTAGGCGATAAGGTCGGATATCGTCCCGACCTTCATCTTGTGTTCGCGAGCGAAGCGCAGAAGATCAGGCAAGCGACTCATCGTGCCGTCGTCATTCATGACCTCGCAAATGACGCCAGCAGGCGTGAGGCCAGCCAGACGCGAGATATCGACGGCTGCCTCGGTATGGCCAGCGCGAACCAGCACGCCGCCGTCGCGGGCGGTAAGCGGGAACACATGTCCGGGCGAGACGATATCATGCGCCTGCTTGGAGGGGGCCACCGCTACGGCAATGGTATGAGCCCGGTCATGCGCCGAGATCCCGGTTGAAACCCCTTCGCGGGCTTCGATCGAGACGGTGAACGCCGTACCATGACCGCTTTCGTTGCGGGTTGCCATCGGCCGCAGATCGAGTTGCTTGGCGCGTTCGTTTGTGATCGCCAGGCAGATCAGGCCACGGGCATGGGTCGCCATGAAGGTGATGATCCGCGGTGTCGCGAACTGCGCGGGAATGATGATGTCGCCTTCGTTTTCGCGATCCGGCGCATCCACGAGAATATAGGGAAGCCCGTTGCGCGCATCCTCGATGATCTCTTCGATCGGCGCAATTTCACCATAGTCAGTCATTGGAAAAAGCCTTTGAAATATGCGGTAACATGCGGTGGAAGTGAGGCGACGGCGACGCCGTCGGTAAAGTCCCGGACGTAGCCGACGATGCTGGTCGCGGTGTCGAAATGGTCCTGGGAATAGCTGTGGCAGGCGTCGCGCATCGCTGGCGCAGCGTTGAGTGGCACGGCCGGCGAAAGATCAACCAGATGCCGCCGGCCTCGGGCGACGAAAACACCTCGCTGCAGCATGATCGCCAGATCGAGGTCGTCCCCGCTGAACTGCTCGCGTGCCCACGACGCAAAGCCTTTCATCATCGGTTTGCCAGCAAGTTTCGGTGGCTCGACTATATGGTGATCCTGAACGTACCAGTTGTGGACGATCGCCCCGTCTCGCTCGACCTTGATCCATACCGGCGCACCAGCTTCGTCGGGTATCTCGATGAGAACCTCGCGCTTGAGCGGCGTCTGGCTGGTGGCGTTCCTGAACGCCCAATATGCCAAATCCATCAGATGCGTGCAGTTGAGAACAGGTGGCAAACGCTCGCGGAACGCCAGCATGTCACCATCGACAGGCAGGCCTTTCAACTTGCCGAGCGGACGGTCGGCCGAACCACAGCTGGTCGCCGGTCCACGCGCCACTCGCGCCTCGATATCAGTTACATGCCCATTGGCATGATGCATGACCAGCCACATCGAATGATGGGTATCGTCGAGCGTAACGAGGATTTTTCCGGACACGCGGAATGTTCGAACCAGCCGCCGAAAGCAGCCGGTCCCATATTCCGGGTTCACAGGGAAATGGCTTAGACTCACTTATTCCTCTCCAGATTTCATCTTATATGAAAGCCGGATTTCGTCAACGCCGACGTTGACGTTGATGAGGCCGCTTGCCTCCCACGTGTGTTGAGTGCAAGTTCGGGGACATGAATGATAAAAGCAGCAACATTTCTAAACGCCGGCGGACGGCTCGTGCAAAAGACAGCGCCGATTATGTCGCCAAGCGGGCGGAGGTGCTGGGCGCGGCCGCCACTTTGTTCAAGCAGCAGGGCTTCCATTCCACGCGGCTCGTGGATGTCGCCCGAGAAGCTGGTCTCGATCGGGCCACCATCTATTATTACGCCGGCAGTAAGGAGGAATTGCTGCAGGATATCGTTGGGGGTGTCCTAGACACGGCCATCGCTGCCGCGGAGGAATTGCGTGCGAATGACGCACTCACCGGCATGCAGCGGCTGCATCAGATCTTCGTGATCCTGATGACGAGCTATGAAGAAAATTATCCGGCGACTTTCGTCTATATCCAGGAGCAGATGCATCAGGTCGGCGTGCAGGAAACCGAATGGGCGCAGTTGATCATGAAGCGTACGCGTTTGTTCGACCGGATGCTGATCGATTTCATTAAGGAGGGTATCGAGGATGGCGATCTGCGATCGGACATACCGCCCCGTCTCCATGAGAATGCTCTGTTCGGAATGCTGAACTGGACGCATCGCTGGTTCGTACCGGGCGGCAGCCTGACAGGACGACAGGTCGCCGAAACATTCTGGTCGATCTATACGGGCGGAGCGCTCACGGACGCAGGCCGTGCGAAGATGCTTCCATCGCCGCCGGTCCTCAGCGCCGTCAGCGGCTGAGGTCGCCCAGCACGCCAACCTCGGATTGCTGTCCGAATATCTCCAGCATATGCTGTGTGTCGGAATATTCCCGCACGCTGCGGATCCGGTCCCCGTCGAGATCGAACCTGAAATGATAGGCATTGGCATAGACGCGACCGTCGCACAGCCTTGCATATGAGGTCGCTTCCACTGACACTTGTCGATCTTCGCTGATCATGCTCGACGGCGTGATCGTCAACGCCCCATCGAGATAGAGCGGTTTTACGTTCCGCAGCAAACTGCCCAGCGTGGCCTTGTCGATCGTCCCGGACATGCCGTCCAGATTCCCCAAGATCCACCATGTCGCGTCTTCGGTCAGATATTCGAGGATCGCCTCTACATCGCCCTACGAAAAACTATCCAGAAACGCGGCAACGATAGCCTTGGGCTCGCTCATGAAGCCGGCTCTTTAAGCCGATCCCGCAGCGCTCGCTTGTCGATCTTCGTGGCGGACATCGGCCAGTCGGACGCAGCAAGAAATATGATCGCGCGCGGGACCTTGTAGCTTGCGATCCGGCCCCGGCAGTGCGCGATGAGGCCCTCTTCGTCGATGTCATGTCCCGGATGAATTTCGACGAACGCAACCGGAACTTCATCGAGGCGGATGTCGAAACGGCCGACTACCTCAACAGTCTTGACTGCCGGATGCGTAGCGAGAAAGGCCTCGATCTCGACAGCGGCGACATTTTCGCCACCGACCTTCAGCATGTCCTTGTAGCGACCGCCAAAGACCAGGCTTCCACCGGGAAGGCGCGTATACAAATCGCCGGTCTTGAGCCAACCGTCAGGCGTGAGGGCTTCCGCCGTTTTCTCCGGCGCTGCCCAATACCCCTCCATCACATTATAGCCACGCACCCAGATTTCGCCGAGCGTGCCGTCGGGAAGGTCGATGCCGGTTTCCGGATCCACAATGCGAATCTCGATGCCAGGGCTCGCCTTTCCATTCGTGGTTGATCGCGACACCCGATCTTCGTCCGGATCGCTCAATGCGAAAACGCCGGCTGTTTCGGTCATGCCGCAGCCCTGTATCACTTCGCAGCTTGGAAGCAGGGTCTGGACCAAATCGACCTGCGCAGGCGGCGCGATGATGCACAGATGCCGCATGCTGGTGAGTTTTGCCGGATCGAAACTCTGATGCCCAATAAGTCCCTGCATGATCGCCGGGAACCACGGCCATGTCAGGGTGACCTTTTCGTCATACATGAGCTGAAGCGCCCGGCCGGCATCGAAATAGCCGTCGGTCAGGAACGTGCCTGCGACTCCGAGGCATCCCACGAACGGGGCGAATGTGCCGATGTGGAAGAGTGGGCCAGCACCCCAAACGACATCATGGCCCGGCGATTTCAGTCTGTATCTTGCCCGTTCCACCGGTCCGCGCGTGACCGCCTCATGGCTCAGGACGCAGCCCTTCGGGTTGGCCGTCGTGCCAGAGGTGTAGATGATGAGCGCAGCATCGCGCACCCGGACTTGCCGCCGCCTGGTTTCGATAGCCGACGGCTCGATATGGTCGGCCAGCGCATGGAAAGTTGCGACGTCCATCACGCCCGCGCCGCCGCTGCCGCGTACGAGCACGATATGCTCAAGATGAGGTGCCGGTTCTCCTTCCAGCCCGCTTGCCAGAACCGCCGGGAAATCCACCGGATCGTCGGGATGTCGGCTCGTCAGGATCGCCACCAGATCGGCATTGCGGATGATATATCCCAATTCCGTCGCCTTGTGGCGCGCGTTCAGCGGTACGGCAACGCAGCCGAGCAGCGCAACGCCAAGAATGGCTTCGGCGAATTCCACGCAATTGGGGATCAGCAGGCCGACATGTTCGCCACGGCGGACGCCCAGAGCCGTCAGCGATCGTGCGACTCGAACAGCCCCATCGCGCATAGCCGAATAGGTGGCGCGCTGGCCGGGCAGCACCAGAGCATCACGCTCCGGAGCGATTGCCGCTGCCCGGAAAAGCAGGTCCCCCAAGGTTGAAACTTCGGTCGTGATCGGACGATCCATCATGTTCCTCTCCGCTCCAGGCCGTGCAGCTTCGCACAGCATCATCGAGCCGAATGCACTTATGCGAAAAAAAATTAGGGGTCGTCAACACGAGAGTTGACAAGTCTTCCGAAAGGGGATTGGATTAGGGGGTCGACACAGGATCAACCCTAATAGCGGGGGAGCATGAAAGCTCCTTTGGGGATGGAGAGGTATGAAGTTTCATCTTATGCAGACCGGTGTTGTCGGTCGCCGTCATGAAATCGAGCAGGGCATGGCCGGTCAGCGGCCGGAACTGTATCAGCGCTTCCTCGATGAGGTTAAGGGCTATGTACAACTCGCCGACGAGCTTGGTTTCTACGGCTATTGCCAACCCGAACATCACCTTCAGATCGAGGGTTTCGAGGCCAACAATCACCCTGGCATGTTCAGCCTGTTCGTCGGGCAGCACAGCAAGAGGATGAAGGCCGGCATCATGGGCTACACCATGACCACCCACAATCCGGTTCGCGTCGCGGAGGAAATCGCGACGCTCGATCATATGCTGCAAGGCCGCCTCTACTGTGGCTTCACGCGCGGCTATCATGCACGCTGGGTGGACGCCTACGGTATCAAGGAAGGTGTCAGTGCCACGACCCCCGACAATGTGAAGGCGCGCGACGAGCAGGATGCGCGCAACCGCTCGCTGTTCGAAGAAGGCGTGCGCGTCGTTAAGAAGGCCTGGACCAACGATGTGTTCAGCCACAAGGGCGACAACTGGCAGTTTCCGCCAGAGGGCGGCTCCACCGGCCATCCCGCTTATGCCAAATATGGCAAGGGCCAGGACGAGAATGGTCGCGTCCAGCAGATCGGCATCGCGCCGCTGCCCTATCAGCGCCCCCATCCGCCGATCTATGGCGGCTTCGCGG
Encoded proteins:
- a CDS encoding class I adenylate-forming enzyme family protein; translation: MMLCEAARPGAERNMMDRPITTEVSTLGDLLFRAAAIAPERDALVLPGQRATYSAMRDGAVRVARSLTALGVRRGEHVGLLIPNCVEFAEAILGVALLGCVAVPLNARHKATELGYIIRNADLVAILTSRHPDDPVDFPAVLASGLEGEPAPHLEHIVLVRGSGGAGVMDVATFHALADHIEPSAIETRRRQVRVRDAALIIYTSGTTANPKGCVLSHEAVTRGPVERARYRLKSPGHDVVWGAGPLFHIGTFAPFVGCLGVAGTFLTDGYFDAGRALQLMYDEKVTLTWPWFPAIMQGLIGHQSFDPAKLTSMRHLCIIAPPAQVDLVQTLLPSCEVIQGCGMTETAGVFALSDPDEDRVSRSTTNGKASPGIEIRIVDPETGIDLPDGTLGEIWVRGYNVMEGYWAAPEKTAEALTPDGWLKTGDLYTRLPGGSLVFGGRYKDMLKVGGENVAAVEIEAFLATHPAVKTVEVVGRFDIRLDEVPVAFVEIHPGHDIDEEGLIAHCRGRIASYKVPRAIIFLAASDWPMSATKIDKRALRDRLKEPAS
- a CDS encoding LLM class flavin-dependent oxidoreductase produces the protein MKFHLMQTGVVGRRHEIEQGMAGQRPELYQRFLDEVKGYVQLADELGFYGYCQPEHHLQIEGFEANNHPGMFSLFVGQHSKRMKAGIMGYTMTTHNPVRVAEEIATLDHMLQGRLYCGFTRGYHARWVDAYGIKEGVSATTPDNVKARDEQDARNRSLFEEGVRVVKKAWTNDVFSHKGDNWQFPPEGGSTGHPAYAKYGKGQDENGRVQQIGIAPLPYQRPHPPIYGGFAASGRTIDFWAEEGGKLIVLSDNIDFCEQLNNRYIATAAKNGREVTRTDASAWGGFLMLTDDKDHAAKLMEEHMWFWDEWFIPLGQRPPNVLIGSADEIADKIGRAHDRLGFDELFLMFGQGHLEPEANQEELEKFISKVAPRFSTKDAEGTFV